Genomic segment of Prosthecobacter debontii:
CACCTTCACTCACAGCATTGCCGGAGGTTATTACGGCTATCTCCCCACACCGGAACATCATGCTCTCGGCGGATATGAAACTTGGCTAGGCACGAACCGCCTGGAAGTCCAAGCGAGTGTCAAAATCACGGAGGGACTCCTCAAAATGCTCGAGACCTTGAAATCCAAACCCTAGCTTTCACGCGGTTAGGACATTTTTAGACCAGTCGCCCTTACGCAGAGTCCGCCTCTGGATTCATGCGCAAAAACATTTTGTCCCCGCAGGTTTTTGATCCAAATAGGTTGGAATCAACGTTTTCCACCGGCGTGAATCCACCAACCCAAAAACCTAAAATGACTTGGCTTACCTTTGCCCTCCTCACTGTGCTCTCTTGGGGCGTCTATGGCATCCTGCTTCACAAGGCACGTAGCCTCATGCCAATGGGACCTGAAACGCCTAATGCTGGGTTGAAAGCCTTCCTCTTCGTCTGCGTGGCGTATGCGTTAATTGGCGTCATTGCAGCTTTCGTTTTGAAAGCCCGGGGCACCAACTGGAGCTTCGCAGGACCGGACGGCAATGGCATCCCGATGAGCTTAATTGCTGGCCTAGCAGGTGCTCTCGGTGCCTTCACGTTGGTCTTGGCCCTGGGTGCCGCCGCAACACCAATTGCTAAAGGGGGAGGTGGTTTCGGCCTCGCCGCTGCAGCCGCAGTCATGCCGATCGTTTTTGCGGGGGCTCCGATTGTGAACACCGTTGTCGCCATGTTCGTTCACCCCCCCGAAGGTGGTTGGGCTAAGCTTCCCCCTCTCTTCATCGTCGGTTGCTTCTTGGCGGCCGGAGGAGCTTTCCTTGTCGCCAAATTCGCCCCTTCCAATCGCGGTGGTAGCAGCCATGCTCCTGCCAAGCCTCAAGCAGAGGCTCCCGCAGCGAATCCTTAACCGTGCCGATGATCAAAGCCGCCATCCACGTCATTCGTCTCCTGCGCGAGCAAGGTCATGAAGCACTGCTGGCTGGCGGCTGTGTCCGTGACTTCCTCCTGGGTAAAGAACCCAAGGATTACGATGTCGCCACCAGCGCCACCCCGCAGCAGGTGATCGCGCTTTTTCCGGGCGCACTCACTGTCGGAGCTCACTTTGGAGTGGTTATTGTTAAGCACAATCATCATCAGATCGAAGTGGCGACCTTCCGCACGGACGGCAGCTACAAGGATGGCCGTCGGCCTGAAAGCGTGACGTTTGCCACCACTGAAGAGGATGCTCAACGTCGTGACTTCACCGTCAATGGACTGTTTCGTGATCCCATCGGTGATCGCATCATTGATTATGTCGGTGGGCAGGCTGATCTCAATCGCAGGCTTCTCCGGGCCATCGGAGATCCCCATCAACGTTTTGCAGAAGATCGCTTGCGCCTGTTGCGTGCGATTCGTTTTGCCACCGTTCTCGACTTTGAAATCGAGCCCGCCACTTGGAAAGCGGTCTGCGATCACGCTGAAGCGATCAACACCGTCAGTGCCGAGCGCATTCGTGACGAATTGATCAAAATCTTCCTGCACCCCCAACGCCTGCGCGGATTTGACCTCCTTGTCGAGAGCGGCTTGATGCAACAGGTGCTGCCTGAAATCCTCATCCTGCAGGGCGTCGAACAACCGCCTCAGTGGCATCCAGAAGGTGATGTCTTCATCCATACTCGCTTGATGTTGAGCTTGCTCCCCCAGCAGGTTTCCCTGCCCCTGGTGCTGAGCGTCCTCCTGCATGACATCGCCAAGCCCGCCACCTTCACGGTGGATGAGACGGGGCGCATCCGATTCAATGGCCACGATAAACTAGGCGCCGAAATGACCGGTGACATCCTGCGCAGGCTCAAGTTCCCCAACGATGTCATCGAACCCACGCAGGTGGCGGTCGAAAATCACATGGCCTTCAAAGACGTGAAAAAAATGCGCAACAGCACGCTGAAGCGCATGATGGCACGGCCCACTTGGGAAGACGAGCTGGCCCTGCATCGGGTTGACTGTCTCGGGTCGAATGGCCTGCTGGATAACTATGAGTTCATGAAGGCCAAGGCGGAGGAGTTTTCACAAGCACCGCTGATCCCGCCGACTCTGATCAATGGGCGTGATTTGATCGAACTCGGCTGGCAACCTGGCAAGCAGTTGGGGATCGTGCTCACAGCGGTTCAAA
This window contains:
- a CDS encoding CCA tRNA nucleotidyltransferase; translated protein: MIKAAIHVIRLLREQGHEALLAGGCVRDFLLGKEPKDYDVATSATPQQVIALFPGALTVGAHFGVVIVKHNHHQIEVATFRTDGSYKDGRRPESVTFATTEEDAQRRDFTVNGLFRDPIGDRIIDYVGGQADLNRRLLRAIGDPHQRFAEDRLRLLRAIRFATVLDFEIEPATWKAVCDHAEAINTVSAERIRDELIKIFLHPQRLRGFDLLVESGLMQQVLPEILILQGVEQPPQWHPEGDVFIHTRLMLSLLPQQVSLPLVLSVLLHDIAKPATFTVDETGRIRFNGHDKLGAEMTGDILRRLKFPNDVIEPTQVAVENHMAFKDVKKMRNSTLKRMMARPTWEDELALHRVDCLGSNGLLDNYEFMKAKAEEFSQAPLIPPTLINGRDLIELGWQPGKQLGIVLTAVQNAQLEGLINTREEALEWVQNHHKNSQP